In Anthocerotibacter panamensis C109, the sequence CGAGCAGTTTGCCTAGGCTTGCCAGTTACTGCGTCTCCAAGTGGAGGATGTCTTCGAGTTTGGCGCGGGTCATGTGATCGGCAGGCAGGCGGCCCAATTCTTCTACAAAGTCGGAGATACCCTGGAACTGGCGATAGACCGAAGCGAAGCGCACATAGGCGACTTCGTTGAGTTCGCGCAAGCTCTTGAGGACCCGCTCGCCAATGAGCTGCGTCGTCACTTCCCGTAAGGCCCGCTGCTGTAACTCCGTCTCAATGGTGTCCACTAAGTCTTCGATCTGAGAGCGGGTCACCCCCGTCTTCTCACAGGCGATGGTCACACCCTTGAGGATCTTGAAGCGGTCAAAAGACTCACGCTTGCCGCTGCGCTTGATGACCACTAAAGGCACAAACTCAACGCGCTCGTAGGTAGTGAAGCGCTTGCGGCACTCCAAGCACTCGCGGCGACGACGAATGCTGCTGCTTTCGTCCGCCGAGCGAGACTCGAGGACTCTACTGTTAGGATGGCTGCAAAAGGGACACAACATAGCCCTATCATGACCGACTTAATCTCTGCTGACAAGAGTCGCCTCAAAATATTTTAAAAACCTATGACAACCGGTCAAGCCGGACAAAAATCGGTAGAATCAGGTGAGTTTTAGGGTGTACTTTGGTGGTCCATACCAATATTATCGCAGCGACAAAGAGTGATCCCGGACGCTTGCTGATCCAGGGAGGAGTGAACTTGAGCGGTCATCTGCCCGTGAGCGGGGCCAAAAACTCGGCGCTCGCGCTGATGGCTGGGACCTTACTGGCCTGCGGGCCGAGCCTTATTCACAATGTCCCTCCTCTAGCTGACATCACGATCCTTAGTAAATTGCTCCAATCTATGGGCGTGCGCGTAGAGCGCACCGGAAACAGCCTCACCATCGACCCGACGTATATCACCACCCACCGGGCACCCTACGAAATGGTGAGCCAGTTGCGGGCTAGTTTCTTTATCTTGGGACCTCTTTTAGCGCGTTTGGGCATGGCTCGCGTCCCCCTTCCGGGCGGATGCGCCATCGGAGCGCGGCCCGTAGACCTGCATGTGCGTGGTCTCAGCGCGCTGGGGGCCGAAGTCAGTATCGAACATGGCATTGTCGAGGCACGGGCCACCCAACTGCGCGGGACCCACATCTATCTGGACTACCCAAGCGTAGGCGCGACCGAGACGATCATGATGGCAGCGACCCTGGCGGAGGGAGAGACCATCCTCGAAAACGCTGCTCGCGAACCTGAAGTGAGCGACTTGGCTAATTTTTGTATTGCCCTAGGAGCACAGATCCAGGGTGCTGGGACGCCCCAAATTGTGATCAAAGGCCGCCCACACCTGCACGCAGCCGAGTACACCGTCATCCCTGACCGGGTCGAGACGGTGACGCTACTGATTGCCGGGGCGATCACTAATTCCACAGTGACTATCGGTCCGGTCGTAGTTGAGCATCTATCGGCCCCGCTGACCAAACTACGCGATATCGGCTATCGGGTTGAATTGGTCGGAGCCGATACCCTCCAGATCGCCCCAGGAGCCGCCCGCATCGGCGTGGATCTTGAGACGCTCCCTTTTCCCGGCTTCCCCACGGATATGCAAGCGCTGTTCACGGCGCTATTGGCGGTCGCGGAGGGGACCAGTATCATCACCGAGCGCGTGTACGAGAATCGCTTGGGCCACGTCGCAGAGCTGCGGCGCATGGGGGCGGATATCCGTACCCATGACCGGATCGCCATCGTTCAGGGCGTCTCCCATCTGTCGGGAGCCCCCGTCCAGGCTACAGACCTCCGGGCGGCGGCGGCGCTGATCATCGCGGGGCTAGCAGCACACGGTCAGACCGAAATCCGGGGCTTGCACCACCTAGACCGGGGGTATCAAGACCTAGAGGGGAAACTCCGGGCTGTCGGAGCCCGGATTGAGCGTGTTATTTCCCCGGAAGTCTGATGCGTCGGCTCCTTGCACTGCTCCTGATGTTTGCCTGTCTGGGAACGGGTCTGGTTCCTGCGGTAGCTGCCCGCCCGGAGGCCACGAGCCCCAAAAAGAGTAAGAAAAAAGCCGCCAAAGCCGAGACAACCCGCAAAAGCAAAGCGGACTCTGCTCAAAACCGCAAGAAGCGCGCCAAAATCTTCAAGGGCCGCCGGAACCAAGCCAAGCCCGAGCCGGTAAAAATTGTCCTAGAGGGTGCAAACGTCCGGCTGTTAAACTACACGGCCTTTACCCTCTATGCGCCCAAGGGTAGCGCGCAGGCAGCCCAACGCGCCCAACTGATCACCCAACGGTTGGATGCGCTACTCAAAACCTACGCCGAAGGCAACGTTTCCATCCAGGCCGTATCCGGTCCCGGCACCAGTGCCCGCGTGCTCATCAACGGTGAAGACCTCACTACAGTCACGCAGTACGAGATGCAGGCCAATGGCTTTGCTTCGGGTTATGCCCTCGCCCAACGCTGGAGTAACGGCCTACGCCAACTCATCACCAAGCCCAACGTCCAGGACATCTACTTCACCTATGCGGGACTCCCGCCCTCTTTGGCCTTGGATGGAGAGGTCTATAGGATGAGTCGCCAGATGGTCCCAGATTACGGCCTGTTTACCACGGACGGCACCCAGCAGAACAACCGGGTAATTTTTTGGCGGGAAGGGGAGCCCAAGCCGTTTAAAAATGTCTACGTCCTCAACCGTAACCGCAAATTTGTGGTCTACGAGCGGGGAGATGAGCGCAGTCTGCCACCCCAAAGCCAGGGGGGAAATGGAACCCATGAGCGCAGGTGAGCAAGGA encodes:
- the nrdR gene encoding transcriptional regulator NrdR, with the translated sequence MLCPFCSHPNSRVLESRSADESSSIRRRRECLECRKRFTTYERVEFVPLVVIKRSGKRESFDRFKILKGVTIACEKTGVTRSQIEDLVDTIETELQQRALREVTTQLIGERVLKSLRELNEVAYVRFASVYRQFQGISDFVEELGRLPADHMTRAKLEDILHLETQ
- the murA gene encoding UDP-N-acetylglucosamine 1-carboxyvinyltransferase; amino-acid sequence: MVHTNIIAATKSDPGRLLIQGGVNLSGHLPVSGAKNSALALMAGTLLACGPSLIHNVPPLADITILSKLLQSMGVRVERTGNSLTIDPTYITTHRAPYEMVSQLRASFFILGPLLARLGMARVPLPGGCAIGARPVDLHVRGLSALGAEVSIEHGIVEARATQLRGTHIYLDYPSVGATETIMMAATLAEGETILENAAREPEVSDLANFCIALGAQIQGAGTPQIVIKGRPHLHAAEYTVIPDRVETVTLLIAGAITNSTVTIGPVVVEHLSAPLTKLRDIGYRVELVGADTLQIAPGAARIGVDLETLPFPGFPTDMQALFTALLAVAEGTSIITERVYENRLGHVAELRRMGADIRTHDRIAIVQGVSHLSGAPVQATDLRAAAALIIAGLAAHGQTEIRGLHHLDRGYQDLEGKLRAVGARIERVISPEV